The sequence CTGTCTCTTCCCCCTTATTATTTTTTAAGTCAGAATTCTTATTTTATATATTAGTTTTTCTGATAGGTGCAATTACCGGAGGCCAGTTCAGTACAGCAAATCTATCAATGGGTAGTTCTAAAGCAGGTGGAAAACTTTATGCAATGGATTTAATAGGTTCATTCACAGGATCATTGTTATCAACCTTATTGATCATCCCCCTCTTTGGAATTTCAAGCGCACTTATGCTCATTGCATTCATAAAGGCATTCTCTGCATTCTTGATAAGGAGTATATATACTGAATCTTTTAATTGAAATAGTTTTATAATATTAATATGTCTAAAACAGTCCAATGTGAACTTTGTCCAAACAGTTGCGTATTGGTAAACGGGCAACACAGTAAATGTCGGGCAAGGATGAATAAAGACGGAAAACTTTATAGTCTGGTATACGGTAAACCCTGCGCTGTTCATGTTGACCCCATCGAAAAGAAACCATTTTCTCATTTTCTTCCTGGAACAACCGCTTTTTCAATTGCTACAGCAGGGTGTGTACTCGACTGCAAATTTTGTCAGAACTGGCAGATATCACAGGCAAAACCAGAGGATACAGATACATACAATTTACCTCCTGAAAAAGTTGTTAGTCTTGCGAAATCTTATCAGTGCAGATCTATCGCATATACGTATACAGAACCCACAGTCTTTTATGAATACATGTACGATACGTCGATTATCGCAAAAAAAAATGATATCAAGAATACAATGCACTCATGCGGCTATATCAATGAAAAACCTCTCAGGACATTATCGAAATATCTAAATGCTGCAAATATTGACCTGAAGGGATTCAGTGAAGATTTTTATTCACGCATATGCAATGGCAGTCTCAAGCCTGTTCTCAATTCACTTGTTATATTGAAGGATGAAAATGTATGGCTTGAGATAACTAACCTTGTCATCCCAACACTTAATGATAATATGAAAACTATTAGAGACATGTGCAAATGGATTCTTAAAAATCTTGGGCCTAATGTGCCTGTGCATTTTTCAAGATTTTTTCCGAATTACAAATTAACTAATCTTCCACCTACCCCTCTTGAAACACTTATTGAAGCAAGAAAAACAGCTATTGATACAGGATTGCATTTTTCGTATATTGGAAATATCAGGCATGAAGGTGAAAGCACCTTCTGCCCGAAGTGTAAGAAAATACTTATAGAGAGAATAGGTTATTTTGTAAAACAGAATAATATCTCGAATGGCATGTGCAGGTTTTGTAAAACTTCCATTCCTGGAATCTGGAGTTAACAAAATGAACAGAAGAGATTTTCTAAAAATATTTTTAATAGGTATATTAAGCCTTTTTTCGAAAAAAGTTAATGCCGGGCGAAAAGCTGAAAAAAATCTGAAAGAAGCCATGTTCTGGAGGAAAATAGATTGAAGTTAAAAAGAAAACTCATTCTGATAGCCTTTTGCTTATTGCTTGTCCCTTATTCCGCTGGCTGTGCTGAAAATGTTAAAGAACCATCAGTTGCGGGGATGTTCTATCCTGCTGATTCAAAAGAACTCGTGAAAACTATTGAGAATTTTCTCACAAATGCAGAAAGAACGAAAAATAACGGAAAACTCATAGCACTAATCTCTCCACATGCTGGATATACTTATTCAGGTCAGGTAGCAGCTTTCGGATACAAAACAATTAAAGGCAACGATATAAAAAAAGTTATACTGATAGGACCAAGCCATCATACGGGATTTAAGGGAGTTTCTGTTTATACAAAAGGAAGTTTTAAAACTCCTCTTGGTAATGTTGATATAAACACAAATCTTGCAGAAAGTCTGATAAATGAAAATGCAGATGTTCGATTCTATCCTGAGGCATATGCAAAGGAACATTCACTTGAGGTGCAGCTGCCATTTCTCCAGACTGTCCTGAAAGACTTTACAATAGTTCCTGTTCTTATCGGGTCTATTACAAGACAGTCTTTCGATCATCTTATAGCAAAATTAATAGATATCCTCGATGAAAAGACTTTAATCATAGCAAGCACAGACCTTTCGCATTATCATGATTATCATAAGGCAATAGAGATGGACAGCAAGATCATATCAGCTGTTGAACGGCTATCTGTCATGGATGTAAGTCAGCTTTTGCAGGATGGAAAATCTGAAATGTGTGGTGCTTATCCGGTCATCATCACCCTGGAAGTTGCACGAAGATATGGTGCGAACATCGGCGTTCTCTTTAAGTATGCAAATTCAGGTGATGTAACGGAAGAAAAAGATATGGTTGTCGGTTATGCTTCAATCGGACTTTATAAAAATCCCTTTACAGAAGAAGAAAAAAAGGAACTTCTTGAATTAGCGAAAAAAGCTATTACCGATTATGTTACCAACGGGAAAACACCTGAGGCACAAATAAAAAACCAGAAGTTCAAAACAGACGGAGCTGTCTTTGTAACTATAAAAAAGAATGGCGCTTTGAGAGGTTGTATCGGACATGTTCAGGCTATTATGCCTTTACATCAATCAGTAGTAAAGAATGCAGTAGCAGCATGCTCGGCTGACCCGAGATTCCCTTCTTTGACGAAAGAGGAGTTAAAGGATATAGATGTTGAAATATCCATACTTTCACCGCTTAACTATGTGAAGGATATTAAAGAAATTCAGGTTGGAAAACACGGGCTCGTGATCAGAAAAGGCATGCATCAGGGGCTCCTCCTTCCTCAGGTTGCAGAAGAAAACGGATGGGACAGGGAAACATTTCTTAATAAATTATGTAACAAGGCCGGGCTCCCAGAAAATGCATGGGAAAATGCTGATTTATATTATTTCACTGCTGAAATCATAAAATAACGAAAATACTTTTCACAATTTATAAACATCCTTTTCACAAAAATAATTATTTAAAATCAATATATTAGAAATTTATCACTTTTTTCTTGACATATACAATATCTTGTGGTTTAATGTCTAAAATTATAATCAATTATACAATGTATTGATAATATAATATTAAAAAGGGGGATTATATGAAAGTTGTCAATGGATTAAACCTTTCACCAAATGCAATAAAGGTTCTTGAAAAAAGATATTTAAAAAAAGATGAAGATGGAAAGATTGTTGAAACCCCTGAAGGCCTATTCAGAAGGGTTGCAAAAGCAGTAGCACAAGCAGAAAGACAATATAAAAAAACAGACTCAGAAGTATCAAAGCTTGAAGAAGTCTTTTACCAGATGCTTACTGCTCTTGAATTTCTTCCGAACAGCCCTACCCTTATGAACGCAGGCAGGAGGCTTGGCCAATTAAGTGCTTGTTTTGTAATACCTGTGGATGATTCCATGGAGTCTATTTTTGATGCTGTAAAAAATACCGCAATTATACATAAATCAGGTGGTGGAACCGGATTCAGTTTTTCGAGATTAAGACCAAATGGAGATATTGTTGGGTCTACAAAAGGCATCTCTTCAGGACCTGTTTCCTTTATGACTGTATTCGATACTGCAACAGAGGCGGTCAAGCAAGGTGGAACAAGAAGAGGTGCCAACATGGGCATCCTCAGAGTTGATCATCCCGATATTATAAGTTTTATAACATGTAAAGATGACAATACAAAATTTAATAATTTCAATATTTCTGTTGCAATTACAGACGATTTTATGAAAGCTGTTGAAGAAGACAGGTCATATGACCTTATCAATCCAAGGACCCAGAAAGTAACAAATACCCTCAGGGCAAGGGATGTATTCAATCTTATTATTGAACATGCATGGAAAAACGGAGAACCTGGAATTGTATTTATTGATAGAGTGGATGCATCTAATCCGACTCCTCATATAGGTCATATAGAGTCAACAAATCCATGCGGAGAACAACCTTTGCTACCATATGAATCCTGTAATTTAGGCTCAATCAATCTCGCCAAGATGGTTAAAAAGGCGGAGGATAACAAGGAAAAAGCTGAAATTGACTGGGATAAACTCAAAGACATAACGTGGAAAGCCGTAAGGTTTCTTGATAATGTAATTGATGTAAATAAATATCCATTAAAGAAAATCGAAGAAATGACAAAGGCAAATAGAAAGATAGGGCTTGGACTGATGGGTTGGGCAGATATGTTAATACAACTTGGTATTCCATATAATTCAGATAGAGCAGTTAGTCTTGCTGAAGAGGTAATGGAATTCATTCAAAAAGAGGGCAAGAATGCATCAGCATCGCTCGCAGAAGAACGTGGTGTCTTTCCAAATTACAAAGGAAGCATTTATGACGGAAAGCTTAGACTGAGGAATGCTACAGTGACTACTATTGCACCGACTGGAACACTTTCAATTATTGCAGGCTGTTCATCTGGCATCGAGCCTCTATTTGCAGTATCTTTTATCAGAACAGTTATGGAAGGCACAAAACTGATCGAGATCAATCCATATTTTGAAAAAGTTGCAAAGGAGCGAGGTTTCTGGTCACGAACTCTTATGGAGAGGATCGCAGATAAAGGTTCAATTAAAGATTTTGACGAGATACCTGAAGACATCAGAGAAGTCTTTGTTACAGCCCATGATATTACTCCTCTTGAACATATAAAAATGCAGGCATCATTTCAAAAATATGTTGATAATGCTGTATCAAAAACAGTGAATTTCCCTCATCATGCAACTGCAAAAGATGTTGAGGATGTTTATCTCCTTTCTTATAAACTCGGCTGTAAAGGCGTCACTGTTTATCGTGATGGCTCTCGTGAACAGCAGGTTCTAACAAAAGGTAAAACAACATTAAGCAGTCAGCAGTCAGCAGTTAGCAGTCAGACAGCCAAAATAATTCCTAAAAAAAGGCCAGAAGTTATAAAAGGAACAACTCGTTTAATGAAGACAGGTTGTGGGAATCTTTATGTAACTATCAATGAAGATGAAGAAGGACATCTGTTTGAATTGTTCACTTCCATGGGAAAAGCGGGTGGATGCGCAGCAAGTCAGTCCGAGGCTATAGGCAGGCTTGTCTCGCTCGCATTCCGTTCCAATATAGAGCCTGATGAAGTAATCAAACAACTGAAAGGTATATCCTGTCACTTGCCTGTATGGCTTGAAGGAGGCAAGATTTTATCCTGTTCGGATGCTATTGCAAAAGCACTCGAAAAATATCGCACTGTTGGTAAAAAGGGCAATGGTGATGGCTATAAAGTTACTATGCTCATGGGTGCCTGCCCTGAATGTGGCGGGGCCATCGAACGCGAAAGCGGCTGCCTCGTCTGCCACAATTGCGGGTTTACAAAATGCGGATAGAGAGTTGCAATATAGTATTCTTATTTATGCAAAATAGTATTACAAGGAGGCCATAAATGCCGGCTGCAAAACTTGAAATAAGTTTCCCCAGCAATCCCTTATAGTGATAAAGAGGTGTTATTCCGATTTCGAATGCTTTCAGAGATCAAAA comes from Nitrospirota bacterium and encodes:
- the amrS gene encoding AmmeMemoRadiSam system radical SAM enzyme — protein: MSKTVQCELCPNSCVLVNGQHSKCRARMNKDGKLYSLVYGKPCAVHVDPIEKKPFSHFLPGTTAFSIATAGCVLDCKFCQNWQISQAKPEDTDTYNLPPEKVVSLAKSYQCRSIAYTYTEPTVFYEYMYDTSIIAKKNDIKNTMHSCGYINEKPLRTLSKYLNAANIDLKGFSEDFYSRICNGSLKPVLNSLVILKDENVWLEITNLVIPTLNDNMKTIRDMCKWILKNLGPNVPVHFSRFFPNYKLTNLPPTPLETLIEARKTAIDTGLHFSYIGNIRHEGESTFCPKCKKILIERIGYFVKQNNISNGMCRFCKTSIPGIWS
- the amrB gene encoding AmmeMemoRadiSam system protein B, with the protein product MKLKRKLILIAFCLLLVPYSAGCAENVKEPSVAGMFYPADSKELVKTIENFLTNAERTKNNGKLIALISPHAGYTYSGQVAAFGYKTIKGNDIKKVILIGPSHHTGFKGVSVYTKGSFKTPLGNVDINTNLAESLINENADVRFYPEAYAKEHSLEVQLPFLQTVLKDFTIVPVLIGSITRQSFDHLIAKLIDILDEKTLIIASTDLSHYHDYHKAIEMDSKIISAVERLSVMDVSQLLQDGKSEMCGAYPVIITLEVARRYGANIGVLFKYANSGDVTEEKDMVVGYASIGLYKNPFTEEEKKELLELAKKAITDYVTNGKTPEAQIKNQKFKTDGAVFVTIKKNGALRGCIGHVQAIMPLHQSVVKNAVAACSADPRFPSLTKEELKDIDVEISILSPLNYVKDIKEIQVGKHGLVIRKGMHQGLLLPQVAEENGWDRETFLNKLCNKAGLPENAWENADLYYFTAEIIK
- a CDS encoding vitamin B12-dependent ribonucleotide reductase, which translates into the protein MKVVNGLNLSPNAIKVLEKRYLKKDEDGKIVETPEGLFRRVAKAVAQAERQYKKTDSEVSKLEEVFYQMLTALEFLPNSPTLMNAGRRLGQLSACFVIPVDDSMESIFDAVKNTAIIHKSGGGTGFSFSRLRPNGDIVGSTKGISSGPVSFMTVFDTATEAVKQGGTRRGANMGILRVDHPDIISFITCKDDNTKFNNFNISVAITDDFMKAVEEDRSYDLINPRTQKVTNTLRARDVFNLIIEHAWKNGEPGIVFIDRVDASNPTPHIGHIESTNPCGEQPLLPYESCNLGSINLAKMVKKAEDNKEKAEIDWDKLKDITWKAVRFLDNVIDVNKYPLKKIEEMTKANRKIGLGLMGWADMLIQLGIPYNSDRAVSLAEEVMEFIQKEGKNASASLAEERGVFPNYKGSIYDGKLRLRNATVTTIAPTGTLSIIAGCSSGIEPLFAVSFIRTVMEGTKLIEINPYFEKVAKERGFWSRTLMERIADKGSIKDFDEIPEDIREVFVTAHDITPLEHIKMQASFQKYVDNAVSKTVNFPHHATAKDVEDVYLLSYKLGCKGVTVYRDGSREQQVLTKGKTTLSSQQSAVSSQTAKIIPKKRPEVIKGTTRLMKTGCGNLYVTINEDEEGHLFELFTSMGKAGGCAASQSEAIGRLVSLAFRSNIEPDEVIKQLKGISCHLPVWLEGGKILSCSDAIAKALEKYRTVGKKGNGDGYKVTMLMGACPECGGAIERESGCLVCHNCGFTKCG